AGAACCCAGCCCAGGGACCGCCAGTGCCGCCCCTCTCCACTGGCCCTCACCAGGTCCTGTGGGGGCCGATGCACCCGGAAGAAGCCCACCAGTAGGGTGGTGGGCAGCAGCTCCCACACAAAGAGGATGAGGCCAAACACCAGGTAGCCTTTATTCCCCAGGTCATTCACCAGGTCCGCctgtggggaggaaggggctgTGCCAATCTGCAGTCGTGGCCCCACGACAGGACCCAGGCTAGCTGGGGgccaggagccacagctactggggagggggcagatgtGTCGAATGCCCACCTGATCAGAGACGTTGTACCAGTCGTAATCGAAGGTGTCCAGCCGGCTCCGCGGGGCCAAGGCCAGGGCCGCCAGGTTGTAGCAGGCCCGGCTGGCATAGAGCAGGACCATGGCACCACCCATTGCAGCTGCCTGGCACACACTGGTCCCCTGGCACAGATGACAACAGGGGACCCTTAGGGAGGGGAGGTTCCAGCTTTGTCTCTACTCTGAAGACCCCAAACACCCCAAAGACACCCAGGCGTCAGCGCTTGTGGCCCTACCTTGGCCTCCAGGTAGATGCTGGTGGAAGGGGCCCGCCGGGCCACAAGGCAGAGGCAGGCGGCAAGAGAGAGTGCGCAGATAACAAACAGGGAGTCGCTCACCAGGACACGCACCAGCAGGAGGGCCCAGGGCTGTGCCCGGCGCCGGCGGGACAGCACCGCGCACAGCACATTCACCAGCAGAAAGAGCAGCGAGGCCCCCACGAAGGCCCCTCGGACAGCCAGCCTGCGGCCCACAGCAGAGTCAGCCCCAGGCGACCACCCTGCCGCTCCCCAACCACCCAGCCCTTCCCAGGAGACCCGGGTGTCAGACAGAACCTCAGGCCACCCAGTCTGAACCCCACTCCTCCgggtttacagatgaggaaactgaggctaaagaGGTCAGAAGATGACTGACGGCTGTGGTACAGCAGAAAGAGCCCTGGATTGGGAGTCAGAAATCTGGGTTTAAGCCCTGGCTCTACCTCCTGCCGGGTGTGCGACCTTGAACATGTTCCTTAACCTTGCTGggcctcagtgtcttcatctctCAAATGGGGACACATCAGCTTCGAAGATAAGTTGTAAAAATTAAAGATGTCTGTGAAAGCTCTTAATAAACTGTGAGATGTTGTACAAAGGACAGGAGTTATcactgcccaaggtcacccagaagTGCCCTTTGGAGCTTCCGAGGGCCGGAGCCTCCAGCTCTTCCTCCATCATGGATGACATTGGTACCCGCTCCCTTCACCATATTTCAGTGGTTTTTATTATAGTTGAGCTTCACATATGTAACACCTCTGCAGAGCCATCTGCACCAGATGCCTAATGTTCCCAAGCCTTCCCCAAGCATCCTGCGTTGTACTCCCCTCAGCCCTACCAGGGCGGAAGGAATGGACACTGGGCTTCTCCCTGCCCCTGACTGAACACACCAGTACTTACAAGCCTCGGCTCATCTCTGGCCGACGCTTTGCCTTGGCTTTGAACACCACCTGGGGGCAGAGAGGCCCATTATTATTTGGGGCCCTGGGGCTTGCTACCCCAGGGGCCCACCCCCACCCATCACCATGGTTACCTGAGCAAAGTAGAGGTTCATGAGCGTCAGTGTGAAGAACTGCAGGCAGACAGGACAGCAGTAGAGAAGCCAAAAGGGCAGGGGCCCCAGATGGTTGGCTCGGGGTGTGTCTCGAaagtagaaggagaagagggtggtacGCAGGGCAGCCCAGAGCAGACAGAGCGCCAGGAACACCGTCTGATAGCTGAGACGCTTGTGCCCATACAGGAGCACCAGCCAGAGCTGGGCATAGACGGAGAAGAAGAGCAGG
Above is a genomic segment from Dama dama isolate Ldn47 chromosome 2, ASM3311817v1, whole genome shotgun sequence containing:
- the GPR137 gene encoding integral membrane protein GPR137 is translated as MESNLSGLVPAAGLVPALPPAVTLGLTAAYTTLYALLFFSVYAQLWLVLLYGHKRLSYQTVFLALCLLWAALRTTLFSFYFRDTPRANHLGPLPFWLLYCCPVCLQFFTLTLMNLYFAQVVFKAKAKRRPEMSRGLLAVRGAFVGASLLFLLVNVLCAVLSRRRRAQPWALLLVRVLVSDSLFVICALSLAACLCLVARRAPSTSIYLEAKGTSVCQAAAMGGAMVLLYASRACYNLAALALAPRSRLDTFDYDWYNVSDQADLVNDLGNKGYLVFGLILFVWELLPTTLLVGFFRVHRPPQDLSTSRILNGQVFGSRSYFFDRAHCEDEGCSWEHSRGESTSMSGSLGSSSWYGTIGREPGWCGGSQTRTTPLLFSQVLGPGGHHHSLYSTPQT